Proteins encoded within one genomic window of Bradyrhizobium sp. AZCC 1719:
- a CDS encoding molybdopterin-dependent oxidoreductase, translated as MSTMTINGKLAPLPDDPDALLVDVVRDELDLTGTKLVCGAGVCGACTVLVDGEPAVSCLMPARTAADRNVTTVEGIGAEKLHPVQKAFMAHDALQCGFCTPGFIVEAAAFHDSWRAAKATAVPSREEIGAALSGHLCRCGAYDGIFRAVADACAGRFDGEEFVPPRMEARDKVTGSAKYTVDIHHDGQLEGVILRSPFAHARIGELDLTAARAMPGVSAAISLLGDDRIVRFVGEPIAAVAARDRKTALAAITAIKVVGERLPSVIGLDEARGADAPVVFEKSTRKKAGNVSEGAGAPASWKGNIRGPSAAFSKKPKKVRSWIDSARSANNPLLVEGTFRTGTQQHACLEPHAAVARFDGDRLTVHVSTQAVFHLMELIAKRYKLAHDKVRVIADHVGGGFGSKAALGVETTTAIELAREAKAPVRVAYDRHEELSVTGYRPAAEMKVALLPSDQGELKALSFTAYADTGAATNSTIAALARLIYPAEGKELADFDVISNLPAGAPFRGPGGPPMAFALEQAVDEAAVRMNIDAIALRKRWDPDPNRQRLYDWASSLEVWRNRKPVAAQSGRYRRGVGVATGYWLYLWQPGSKVEVAVKGGRLIASTATQDIGTGTRTVIANTLAREFGLEPHEVEVRIGDSKLPEGPGSGGSRVTASVIPPMLLAIEQLKAAIQQSAKRRPVPGSNAPWREMLAASPDLAASGVRPEDSRQMAPGIQSPLKQAGFMGWIFGWMMRRFSNLAIGAGVPSSVQVVEVEVDTWLGHVSVVKVHTGIAVGKVVAPALAHSQAAGAVIQGVGYALYETREVDSRTGDVLSGGMEDYRIPGIADTPVIEVHFDQGGFDHVLGGSVGIGEVATVPTSPAVANAIHHATGVRLTELPIRPDRLVAALKGRAAA; from the coding sequence ATGAGCACCATGACGATCAACGGCAAGCTCGCTCCCCTCCCCGACGATCCCGATGCGCTGCTGGTCGACGTCGTGCGCGACGAACTCGACCTCACCGGCACCAAGCTTGTGTGCGGGGCCGGCGTCTGCGGCGCTTGCACAGTGCTGGTCGACGGCGAGCCTGCCGTGAGTTGCCTGATGCCGGCGCGCACCGCCGCGGACAGAAACGTGACTACGGTCGAAGGCATCGGCGCGGAAAAACTTCACCCGGTGCAGAAGGCCTTCATGGCGCACGACGCCCTGCAATGCGGCTTCTGCACGCCGGGCTTCATCGTCGAGGCAGCGGCGTTTCATGATTCCTGGCGTGCGGCCAAGGCAACGGCGGTGCCCTCGCGCGAGGAAATCGGCGCGGCGCTGTCGGGGCATCTCTGCCGCTGCGGCGCCTATGACGGAATCTTCCGCGCCGTGGCGGATGCCTGCGCCGGCCGCTTCGACGGCGAGGAGTTCGTTCCGCCGCGCATGGAAGCGCGCGACAAGGTGACGGGATCGGCGAAGTATACCGTCGACATCCATCATGACGGCCAGCTCGAAGGCGTGATCCTGCGCTCGCCGTTCGCGCATGCGCGCATCGGTGAGCTCGATCTCACCGCCGCGCGCGCCATGCCGGGTGTGAGCGCAGCGATCTCGCTGCTCGGCGACGACCGCATCGTCCGCTTTGTCGGTGAGCCTATCGCCGCCGTCGCCGCCAGGGATCGCAAGACGGCGCTGGCCGCCATCACCGCAATCAAGGTCGTAGGCGAACGCCTGCCGTCGGTAATCGGGCTCGATGAAGCGCGCGGGGCCGATGCGCCCGTCGTGTTCGAAAAATCCACGCGCAAGAAGGCCGGTAACGTCTCCGAAGGAGCCGGAGCGCCCGCCTCCTGGAAAGGTAACATCCGCGGCCCCTCGGCGGCGTTCTCCAAGAAGCCGAAGAAGGTGCGAAGCTGGATCGACAGCGCGCGCTCCGCGAACAATCCGCTGCTGGTGGAGGGCACCTTCCGCACCGGCACGCAACAGCATGCCTGCCTCGAGCCGCATGCGGCGGTCGCGCGTTTCGACGGCGATCGGCTCACCGTGCATGTCTCGACGCAAGCCGTGTTTCACCTGATGGAGCTGATCGCCAAGCGCTACAAGCTCGCCCACGACAAGGTGCGCGTGATTGCCGACCATGTCGGTGGCGGCTTTGGCTCGAAGGCTGCGCTTGGCGTGGAAACGACCACCGCGATCGAGCTGGCGCGCGAGGCCAAGGCGCCGGTGCGCGTCGCCTACGATCGGCACGAGGAGCTTTCGGTTACCGGCTATCGGCCGGCGGCGGAAATGAAGGTCGCGCTGCTGCCGTCCGACCAGGGCGAATTGAAAGCGCTTTCGTTCACCGCTTATGCCGATACAGGAGCTGCGACCAATTCAACCATCGCGGCACTTGCCCGCCTGATCTATCCCGCAGAAGGCAAGGAACTGGCCGATTTCGATGTCATCAGCAATTTGCCGGCTGGTGCCCCCTTCCGCGGCCCCGGCGGGCCGCCGATGGCGTTTGCGCTGGAGCAGGCGGTCGACGAAGCGGCGGTGCGCATGAACATCGACGCGATCGCGCTTCGCAAACGCTGGGATCCCGATCCTAACCGCCAGCGGCTCTACGATTGGGCTTCGAGCCTCGAGGTCTGGCGCAACCGCAAACCGGTCGCTGCGCAAAGCGGCCGTTATCGCCGCGGCGTCGGCGTCGCCACCGGCTACTGGCTATACTTGTGGCAGCCCGGCTCCAAGGTCGAGGTGGCCGTGAAGGGCGGACGCCTGATCGCCAGCACCGCGACGCAGGATATCGGCACCGGCACCCGCACCGTGATCGCCAATACGCTCGCACGCGAGTTTGGACTGGAGCCGCACGAAGTCGAAGTCCGGATCGGCGATTCCAAACTGCCGGAAGGGCCGGGCTCCGGCGGCAGCCGGGTGACGGCTTCGGTGATCCCGCCGATGCTGCTCGCCATCGAGCAGTTGAAAGCCGCGATCCAGCAAAGCGCAAAACGGCGACCCGTCCCCGGCTCCAATGCGCCGTGGCGCGAAATGCTCGCAGCCTCGCCCGACCTCGCCGCTTCCGGTGTGCGGCCGGAGGACTCCAGGCAGATGGCGCCGGGCATCCAGTCGCCGCTCAAGCAAGCCGGCTTCATGGGTTGGATCTTCGGCTGGATGATGCGGCGCTTCTCCAACCTTGCGATCGGCGCCGGTGTGCCGAGTTCGGTGCAGGTCGTCGAAGTCGAGGTCGATACCTGGCTCGGCCATGTCAGCGTCGTCAAGGTTCACACCGGCATTGCGGTCGGCAAGGTGGTGGCGCCCGCGCTGGCGCACAGCCAAGCTGCTGGCGCGGTCATCCAGGGCGTCGGCTACGCGCTCTATGAAACACGAGAGGTCGATTCCCGCACCGGCGATGTGCTCAGCGGCGGCATGGAAGATTATCGCATTCCCGGAATCGCCGACACGCCTGTCATCGAGGTGCATTTCGACCAGGGCGGATTCGATCACGTGCTCGGCGGCAGTGTCGGCATCGGCGAGGTCGCAACCGTGCCGACCTCGCCCGCGGTCGCCAACGCCATTCACCACGCGACCGGGGTTCGGCTGACCGAACTGCCGATCCGCCCCGACCGTCTCGTCGCCGCGCTCAAAGGGAGGGCCGCCGCATGA
- a CDS encoding aminotransferase class III-fold pyridoxal phosphate-dependent enzyme, with translation MDSSLPILSLSAAAVASAAAVFPKLQARLALSRAKHRSLTGHSKMSKMVARLVPHYEFDIDDFFASDGAPSDVAMQRQDAFFRLACLYEERYAKGRQMTAEAAAHISDLQFTETYRVPFQYSRLVRENLGTGAFMQSSAGVTVTDVDGNIFYDLTGSYGVNIFGNDFYKECITEAEKRARALGPVLGPYHPVITDNVRRLCEISGLDEVSFHMSGTEAVMQAVRLARYHTKRTHLVRFAGAYHGWWGDVQPGVGNPVSPHETYTLADMSERTLHVLRTRRDIACVLVNPLQALHPNANAPGDSALVDSSRKGAFDRAAYTDWLKKLREVCTERGIVLIFDEVFVGFRLAAGGAQEYFGVRADMVTYGKSLAGGLPVGVVCGAKELMRRFRDDRPADVCFARGTFNSHPYVMTAMDEFLSRLASPNFNAVYQGLDETWNGRAKALNERLAAQDLPVRVSNISSIWTVQYTEPSRYNWMLQYYLRAEGLALSWVGTGRLIFSLNYTDADFAEVVDRFVAASEKMKRDGWWWHDGSLTNKNIKRRILREMLAKRFGR, from the coding sequence ATGGATTCGTCCCTTCCGATTCTTTCCCTGTCCGCCGCTGCGGTCGCTAGCGCCGCGGCAGTGTTCCCCAAATTGCAGGCACGGCTGGCGCTGTCGCGCGCAAAACACCGCTCGCTGACCGGGCATTCCAAAATGTCCAAGATGGTCGCGCGGCTGGTGCCGCATTACGAATTCGACATCGACGATTTCTTCGCTTCCGACGGCGCGCCCAGCGATGTCGCCATGCAGCGGCAGGACGCCTTCTTCCGGCTCGCCTGCCTCTACGAGGAGCGCTACGCCAAGGGCCGGCAGATGACGGCCGAGGCTGCGGCGCACATCTCCGATCTGCAGTTTACGGAAACCTATCGCGTGCCGTTCCAGTACAGCCGGCTGGTGCGCGAAAATCTCGGCACCGGCGCCTTCATGCAGTCTTCCGCCGGCGTCACCGTTACCGATGTCGACGGCAACATCTTCTACGACCTGACCGGCTCCTACGGCGTCAACATTTTCGGCAACGATTTTTACAAGGAGTGCATCACGGAAGCCGAAAAGCGCGCCCGCGCGCTGGGCCCCGTGCTCGGCCCCTATCACCCCGTCATCACCGACAACGTCCGCCGGCTGTGTGAGATTTCCGGCCTCGACGAAGTCTCGTTCCACATGTCCGGCACCGAAGCCGTCATGCAGGCGGTGCGGCTGGCGCGCTATCACACCAAGCGCACGCATCTCGTTCGTTTCGCCGGCGCCTATCACGGCTGGTGGGGCGACGTGCAGCCCGGCGTCGGCAATCCGGTTTCGCCGCACGAGACGTATACGCTCGCCGATATGTCGGAGCGCACGCTGCATGTGCTGCGCACGCGCAGGGACATTGCCTGTGTGCTGGTCAATCCCTTGCAGGCGTTGCATCCGAACGCCAACGCGCCCGGCGATTCCGCCCTCGTCGACAGTTCGCGAAAAGGCGCGTTCGATCGCGCGGCCTACACCGACTGGCTGAAGAAATTGCGCGAGGTCTGCACCGAGCGCGGCATCGTGCTGATCTTCGACGAGGTCTTCGTCGGCTTCCGCCTCGCCGCCGGCGGTGCGCAGGAATATTTCGGCGTCCGCGCCGACATGGTCACCTACGGCAAGAGCCTCGCCGGCGGCTTGCCGGTCGGCGTGGTCTGCGGCGCTAAGGAGTTGATGCGACGCTTCCGCGACGATCGCCCCGCCGACGTCTGCTTTGCCCGCGGCACCTTCAATTCGCATCCCTACGTGATGACGGCTATGGACGAGTTCCTGTCGAGGCTCGCCAGCCCGAACTTCAATGCCGTCTACCAGGGGCTCGACGAGACCTGGAACGGCCGCGCCAAAGCGTTGAACGAGCGGCTGGCCGCGCAGGATCTGCCGGTCCGCGTCAGCAACATCTCCTCGATCTGGACGGTGCAATATACCGAGCCGTCGCGCTACAACTGGATGCTGCAATACTACCTGCGCGCCGAAGGGCTGGCGCTGAGCTGGGTCGGCACCGGCCGGCTGATCTTCAGCCTCAACTACACGGATGCGGATTTCGCTGAGGTGGTCGACCGGTTTGTCGCGGCCAGCGAGAAGATGAAGCGCGACGGCTGGTGGTGGCATGACGGCTCGCTGACCAACAAGAATATCAAGCGGCGGATTCTGCGGGAGATGCTTGCCAAGCGGTTTGGGCGCTGA
- a CDS encoding FAD binding domain-containing protein: MTPTAMTATQAGEFRAAGTDLSERRRSGVSTGPLIDISAAPDMIGMHWGADGSLRLGAFTTIAAIAADARVAAAYPGIAASAQGLATPQVRHFATLGGNLAQRSRCWYFRNPHIACLRKGGPDCPARSGNHLYHVAFDLGPCVAPHPSTMAAALLAHDAKVMTDQRSSLTIGDLLGDGSNGTADNALQPGEMITSVELPSSLQGERALYKRAISRTHAEWPLVEVCARAVVKDGAFQFIRLAAGGIAPVPLRLAAAEAVLQGNAASAANIASAAEQATAGAKPLPMTGYKLDLLKGVVRDLLEKIARVSVKIS, from the coding sequence ATGACACCGACAGCCATGACCGCCACGCAAGCCGGCGAATTCCGCGCCGCCGGCACCGACCTCTCCGAGCGGCGCCGCAGCGGCGTCTCGACGGGGCCGTTGATCGATATTTCAGCCGCGCCCGACATGATCGGGATGCATTGGGGCGCCGACGGAAGTTTGCGCCTCGGTGCCTTCACCACCATTGCCGCCATCGCGGCCGATGCACGCGTCGCCGCGGCGTATCCGGGCATAGCCGCATCCGCGCAAGGATTGGCGACGCCGCAGGTCCGTCACTTCGCCACCCTCGGCGGCAATCTCGCGCAACGTTCGCGCTGCTGGTATTTTCGAAATCCGCACATCGCCTGTCTCAGGAAGGGCGGACCGGATTGTCCCGCGCGGTCCGGCAATCATCTCTACCACGTCGCGTTCGACCTCGGCCCCTGCGTGGCGCCGCATCCCTCGACGATGGCCGCGGCGCTGCTTGCCCATGATGCGAAAGTGATGACCGACCAACGGAGTTCGCTGACGATCGGCGACCTCCTCGGCGACGGCTCCAACGGTACCGCCGACAACGCACTGCAGCCGGGCGAGATGATCACGAGCGTCGAGCTCCCCTCATCGCTGCAAGGCGAGCGCGCGCTCTACAAGCGCGCCATCAGCCGCACCCATGCCGAATGGCCGCTGGTCGAAGTCTGCGCCCGCGCCGTGGTGAAGGACGGCGCATTCCAGTTCATCCGCCTGGCCGCCGGCGGCATCGCCCCGGTGCCGCTGCGGCTTGCGGCTGCGGAAGCCGTGTTGCAAGGCAACGCGGCCAGTGCAGCGAATATCGCTAGCGCCGCCGAGCAGGCGACGGCAGGCGCCAAGCCGTTGCCGATGACGGGCTACAAGCTCGATCTGCTGAAGGGCGTGGTGCGGGATTTGTTGGAGAAGATTGCAAGAGTGAGCGTGAAGATCTCGTAG
- a CDS encoding DNA helicase has translation MKLSAPLYHLKRKAKLLSRAENIPLHEALDRIARREGFSAWSLLAAKMTATAPAEKLFARLAPGDLVLMGARPGQGKTLMSLELAVQAMKSGSRGVFFTLEYTEKDILDRFRAIGVAREDFAGLFEFDSSDDMSSDYIIERLAAAPRGTLVVVDYLQLLDQKRENPELMVQVRALQSFARDRGLIFVFISQIDRSYDPLKKPCPDLEDVRLPNPLDLSLFTKTCFLNNGEVRFRAAS, from the coding sequence ATGAAGCTATCTGCGCCCCTTTATCACTTGAAGCGTAAGGCCAAACTTCTATCCCGTGCCGAAAACATCCCGCTGCACGAGGCGCTCGACCGCATTGCGAGGCGAGAAGGCTTCAGCGCCTGGAGTTTGCTCGCGGCCAAAATGACTGCAACCGCGCCCGCTGAAAAACTGTTTGCGCGACTGGCTCCTGGCGACCTGGTGCTGATGGGCGCGCGCCCGGGGCAGGGCAAAACCCTGATGAGCCTCGAACTCGCCGTGCAAGCCATGAAGTCCGGCAGTCGAGGCGTGTTCTTCACGCTGGAGTATACGGAAAAGGATATTCTGGATCGTTTCCGCGCCATCGGCGTGGCGCGGGAGGATTTCGCCGGTCTGTTTGAATTCGATAGCTCCGACGACATGAGTTCAGATTACATCATCGAGCGGCTGGCCGCCGCGCCTCGCGGCACCCTGGTGGTCGTGGACTATCTGCAACTGCTCGACCAGAAGCGTGAGAATCCGGAGTTGATGGTTCAGGTTCGGGCGCTGCAGTCGTTCGCACGCGATCGAGGGCTGATCTTCGTCTTTATCTCGCAGATCGATCGCTCGTACGATCCGTTGAAGAAACCATGCCCCGATCTGGAAGATGTCAGATTGCCCAATCCGCTGGATCTGAGCCTCTTCACCAAGACATGTTTCCTGAACAATGGTGAGGTTCGGTTCCGGGCGGCAAGCTAG
- a CDS encoding DUF2147 domain-containing protein, producing MKKLYILAALLIATTSAHAGGITLQINGERIRVESPRNCNAISCIKITAPGYNGTLGNIDLKGLGSKSKDDDEVVATAPAKPATSAPASAQAAAPQPAAPAAPTATPAPAQTTVAAATPAQTEAPPAPPPPAPAAAAPAPAPQPAAAAAPAADSPIGVWATEENKGNVRIEQCGANLCGYSVNTGERILINMKPQGSKWTGRIHDPDSGRNYDSTIALKGASSLRVQGCAFGGMFCGGQTWKRVS from the coding sequence ATGAAGAAGCTGTACATCCTCGCCGCATTGTTGATCGCCACCACCTCGGCGCATGCGGGCGGCATTACCCTCCAGATCAACGGCGAGCGCATTCGTGTCGAATCGCCGCGCAACTGCAACGCCATTTCCTGCATCAAGATCACCGCGCCCGGCTATAACGGCACGCTCGGCAATATCGACCTCAAAGGGCTGGGCTCGAAGAGCAAGGACGACGATGAGGTGGTCGCGACCGCGCCGGCCAAACCCGCGACGTCAGCTCCTGCATCCGCCCAGGCCGCCGCGCCGCAGCCTGCAGCTCCCGCGGCACCAACTGCAACGCCTGCGCCCGCTCAAACCACCGTCGCGGCCGCAACGCCGGCGCAAACCGAAGCACCGCCCGCTCCGCCGCCGCCCGCCCCGGCCGCCGCCGCGCCCGCGCCTGCACCGCAACCGGCTGCGGCCGCAGCGCCCGCTGCCGACTCGCCGATCGGTGTCTGGGCGACGGAAGAGAACAAGGGCAACGTGCGCATCGAGCAATGCGGCGCCAATCTGTGCGGCTATTCCGTCAACACCGGCGAAAGGATCCTGATCAACATGAAGCCCCAGGGCAGCAAGTGGACCGGCCGGATTCATGATCCCGACAGCGGCCGCAACTACGACTCGACGATCGCGCTGAAGGGCGCCAGCTCACTGCGCGTCCAGGGTTGCGCCTTCGGCGGCATGTTCTGCGGCGGCCAGACCTGGAAGCGCGTGAGCTGA
- a CDS encoding DUF2147 domain-containing protein, translating into MKQLCFLAVLMLFGSSAHAGAISFKIGSHRVHIESSRHCRSTSCASMSVSRSLNWRHKRDRHDDDRDGAVPAKPAPQTVSPPAPPAAPPKTVVAAPPPAVYTPAASTTEIVAPPPSPPTPPPAPPPAQQASIPLPPPPPAKPAETVQPAPQVERVSRQAEEGPSDSPIGDWQTEGKGRVRIGKCGGALCGYVLNSSSNEEGEAILINMKPKTERQWTGGVYSQDSGETYYGTMSMKGVDTLRVEACALLRFYCSGNNWSRIMRRADSLAMMSEPRS; encoded by the coding sequence ATGAAACAGCTTTGTTTTCTCGCCGTGCTGATGCTGTTTGGTTCTTCCGCCCATGCCGGCGCGATTTCATTCAAGATCGGCAGCCATCGGGTGCACATCGAATCCTCCAGGCATTGCCGTTCGACGTCCTGTGCCTCGATGTCGGTCTCCAGAAGCCTCAACTGGCGCCACAAACGCGACCGACATGACGATGATCGCGATGGGGCCGTGCCGGCGAAGCCTGCACCACAGACGGTTTCGCCACCTGCGCCGCCAGCAGCCCCGCCCAAGACCGTCGTCGCCGCGCCACCGCCGGCCGTCTACACCCCGGCCGCATCGACGACGGAAATCGTCGCGCCGCCACCGTCTCCGCCAACTCCGCCGCCTGCGCCCCCACCGGCTCAGCAGGCCTCGATTCCGTTGCCGCCGCCACCGCCTGCGAAACCGGCCGAAACTGTCCAGCCTGCGCCACAGGTTGAACGCGTCTCGCGTCAGGCCGAGGAAGGGCCATCGGATTCGCCGATCGGCGACTGGCAGACGGAAGGCAAGGGAAGGGTGCGGATCGGAAAATGCGGCGGCGCGCTGTGCGGCTATGTGCTCAATTCATCGTCGAACGAGGAGGGTGAGGCGATTCTGATCAACATGAAGCCGAAGACGGAAAGGCAATGGACCGGCGGCGTCTACAGCCAGGACAGCGGCGAGACGTATTACGGCACGATGTCGATGAAGGGGGTCGATACGCTTCGCGTCGAGGCCTGCGCGCTTCTCCGCTTCTACTGCTCCGGTAACAATTGGAGCCGCATCATGCGCCGAGCCGATAGCCTGGCGATGATGTCCGAGCCGCGCTCATGA
- the asd gene encoding archaetidylserine decarboxylase (Phosphatidylserine decarboxylase is synthesized as a single chain precursor. Generation of the pyruvoyl active site from a Ser is coupled to cleavage of a Gly-Ser bond between the larger (beta) and smaller (alpha chains). It is an integral membrane protein.) codes for MTVRRLIARFTQQEDLNFLLTNRIPRAALTRFMGWFSKIENPLVRDSSIGCWRLFSDLDLSEARKTEFKSLHDCFTRELRPGLRPADPDPHLVASPSDGIIGAFGKIADTELFQIKGAPYSLLDLLGDPALVESHRNGRFLTLRLTSSMYHRFHAPYDCRIEKVTFIHGDVWNVNPIALKRVERLFCKNERAVLQARLPSGEALTLVPVAAILVASIRLHFLDRTLNAQSRGPTVFPCDAKVRKGDELGWFEHGSTIIVLAPENFEFCDNVAEGGRIRAGERLLRKPQV; via the coding sequence ATGACAGTCCGGCGCCTGATCGCCCGCTTCACCCAGCAGGAGGACCTCAACTTCCTCCTGACCAACCGCATCCCGCGCGCCGCGCTGACGCGCTTCATGGGCTGGTTCAGCAAGATCGAGAATCCGCTCGTGCGCGATTCTTCGATTGGCTGCTGGCGGCTGTTTTCCGATCTCGATTTGTCGGAAGCGAGAAAGACCGAATTCAAGAGCTTGCACGATTGCTTTACGCGCGAGCTGCGCCCGGGGCTGCGGCCGGCGGATCCCGATCCGCACCTGGTGGCCAGTCCTTCCGACGGCATCATCGGCGCCTTCGGCAAGATCGCCGATACCGAGCTGTTCCAGATCAAGGGCGCGCCGTATTCGCTGCTGGATTTGCTCGGCGATCCCGCGCTGGTGGAGAGCCATCGCAACGGCCGCTTCCTGACGCTCAGGCTGACGTCCAGCATGTATCACCGCTTTCATGCGCCGTATGATTGCCGGATCGAGAAGGTGACCTTCATCCATGGCGACGTCTGGAACGTCAATCCGATTGCGCTGAAGCGGGTCGAGCGTCTGTTCTGCAAGAACGAGCGGGCGGTACTGCAGGCACGCCTGCCGTCCGGCGAGGCGCTGACGCTGGTGCCGGTCGCGGCCATTCTGGTCGCCAGCATCCGGCTGCATTTCCTGGATCGTACGCTCAATGCGCAGAGCAGGGGACCGACGGTGTTTCCCTGCGATGCGAAGGTGCGCAAGGGCGACGAGCTCGGCTGGTTCGAGCACGGCTCGACCATCATCGTGCTGGCGCCGGAGAACTTCGAATTTTGCGACAACGTCGCGGAGGGCGGGCGCATCCGCGCCGGCGAACGACTGTTGCGAAAGCCGCAGGTTTAA
- a CDS encoding class I SAM-dependent methyltransferase, translating to MADIIKLDGTRPLDFDRETVEQAYDRWAPVYDLVFGGVFSKGRRAAIAATNKIGGRVLEVGVGTGISLPLYAPHLRIFGTDISEAMLQKAKKRVDELGLKNVEGLAVMDAENLEFPDDCFDVVMAQYVVTAVPNPEKALDEFARVLRPGGELIILTRVSADAGMRRFIERRLQPVVRPLGFRTAEFAWSRYAQWLAGARGMELAERRLVPPLGHFSLVRFRKVDVAAAA from the coding sequence ATGGCAGACATCATCAAGCTTGACGGCACGAGGCCGCTCGATTTCGACCGCGAAACGGTCGAGCAGGCCTACGATCGCTGGGCGCCGGTCTATGACCTCGTATTCGGCGGCGTATTCAGCAAGGGTCGCAGGGCGGCGATTGCCGCCACCAACAAGATCGGTGGCCGGGTGCTCGAGGTCGGCGTCGGCACCGGCATTTCGCTGCCGCTATATGCGCCGCACCTGCGCATCTTCGGCACCGACATTTCGGAAGCGATGCTGCAGAAGGCGAAGAAGCGCGTCGATGAACTCGGCCTCAAGAACGTCGAAGGCCTCGCGGTGATGGATGCCGAAAATCTCGAATTCCCCGACGATTGCTTCGACGTGGTGATGGCGCAGTATGTCGTCACCGCGGTGCCGAACCCCGAAAAGGCGCTGGACGAATTCGCCCGCGTGCTGCGGCCGGGCGGCGAACTCATCATCCTCACCCGCGTCAGCGCCGATGCCGGCATGCGCCGCTTCATCGAGCGGCGACTGCAGCCGGTGGTGCGTCCGCTCGGCTTCCGCACCGCCGAATTCGCCTGGTCGCGCTATGCGCAATGGCTGGCGGGCGCGCGCGGCATGGAGCTGGCGGAGCGCCGCCTGGTGCCGCCGCTCGGCCATTTCTCGCTGGTGCGGTTTCGGAAAGTCGACGTCGCCGCGGCTGCCTGA
- a CDS encoding extensin-like domain-containing protein, with protein MTRGVRLYLVGSFVLVSLAGCGRGFFQSAEREPWRTEAEVACLKSGAVKESPELVRIDPISGPGVCGAEYPLKVAALGENTASFGFADESLRPPANVGNQPRWPIARAPAPAPPQGSYSGNSSGSYSGNYPGSHSGNYPNPAPRQPNYAAPSNGPISLSAPGVASQQEDIDLPPEGVPTPHGGGYAAPPSYPPRDRYTAPSSAPYPPPSNSPSPAAPRLGPAQGNSVSAFGQVSMKPAATLACPIVSALDRWLTDSVQPAAMRWFGMRVVEIKQISAYSCRGMNGNPHAHISEHAFGNALDIAAFTLADGRRITVKGGWRGVPEEQGFLRDVHAAACQQFNTVLAPGSNSHHEDHIHVDLMRRPSRRTICQPAAASGEQVAARAQRNPYASRDPYSTGSLGSKKPWSRWFKGNSKVNEEDEFEDHHH; from the coding sequence ATGACGCGCGGAGTTCGTTTGTATCTCGTCGGCTCCTTCGTCCTCGTCTCGCTAGCGGGTTGTGGCCGCGGATTTTTTCAGTCCGCCGAGCGCGAACCGTGGCGTACCGAGGCCGAAGTCGCATGTCTGAAGTCCGGCGCGGTCAAGGAGAGCCCGGAGCTGGTCCGGATCGATCCGATCTCCGGTCCCGGCGTGTGCGGCGCGGAATATCCGCTGAAAGTGGCGGCGCTCGGCGAAAACACCGCCTCTTTCGGCTTTGCCGACGAAAGCCTGCGGCCGCCCGCCAATGTCGGCAATCAGCCGCGCTGGCCGATCGCGCGCGCCCCGGCGCCGGCTCCGCCCCAAGGAAGCTATTCTGGGAACTCTTCTGGGAGCTATTCTGGAAACTATCCTGGGAGCCATTCAGGAAACTATCCGAATCCGGCGCCGCGCCAGCCGAACTATGCCGCGCCGTCGAACGGCCCGATCTCGCTGTCCGCGCCGGGTGTCGCCTCGCAACAGGAGGACATCGATCTGCCGCCCGAAGGCGTGCCGACGCCGCACGGCGGCGGTTATGCGGCGCCACCATCCTATCCACCGCGTGACCGTTACACCGCGCCGTCTTCTGCGCCGTATCCGCCGCCGTCCAATTCGCCATCGCCGGCTGCGCCGCGGCTCGGTCCCGCGCAAGGCAATTCCGTCAGCGCCTTCGGACAGGTCTCGATGAAGCCGGCGGCGACGCTGGCGTGTCCGATCGTCTCCGCGCTCGACCGCTGGCTGACCGATTCCGTGCAGCCGGCGGCGATGCGCTGGTTCGGCATGCGCGTCGTCGAGATCAAGCAGATCTCCGCCTATTCCTGCCGCGGCATGAACGGCAATCCGCATGCCCATATTTCCGAGCACGCGTTCGGCAACGCGCTCGACATCGCAGCCTTCACGCTCGCCGACGGCAGGCGCATCACGGTCAAGGGCGGCTGGCGCGGCGTGCCGGAAGAGCAGGGCTTTCTGCGAGATGTGCACGCGGCCGCCTGCCAGCAGTTCAACACCGTGCTGGCGCCGGGCTCCAACTCCCACCACGAGGATCACATTCACGTCGACCTGATGCGCCGTCCCTCGCGCCGCACCATCTGTCAGCCCGCCGCGGCATCGGGCGAGCAGGTCGCCGCGCGCGCCCAGCGTAACCCTTACGCGTCACGCGATCCCTATTCGACGGGGTCGCTCGGCAGCAAAAAGCCCTGGTCGCGCTGGTTCAAGGGCAACAGCAAGGTCAACGAGGAAGACGAGTTCGAGGATCATCATCATTAG